Genomic window (Musa acuminata AAA Group cultivar baxijiao chromosome BXJ1-9, Cavendish_Baxijiao_AAA, whole genome shotgun sequence):
TTTTCGAATAAAGTAGTTCACCTTTCCCTTGGCTAGCATATACATTGAATTTGTTTATCGGAACATAACCTTTGGACAGAACAGCAGCAGCTCCCTGGAACCATTTATTCCATGAAATCATTATGACATGTCAAAAAATTGTATCCGATGTAACTGTTGCCTAATAAGCTAATCTGACAAAATAAAGACAACTATATATCGAACAAAATGCATTACCTTCTTCACAGGCTTGTGTGCTTGATTTTGAACTGTTATAGGATGTGACACATCAGATGCTAGCGAGGACCCTTTTGTTCCCAAGACTGATTTTGAGGTCGGCATGGTTTTGGAAAGAGCACGGGTATGAGCATGGGATGCAAGATTTGGTTTGTAATGTGGATTTGTTGGGTCCACAGAAATGCTCCCTTGAATCTCATCTGTGAAGAAAAAAGACGGGTCCCATGGGTATGCAGGTACCAACTCAGGCCCATAAGCAACTGGCTGTGGTAAAACTCCTGGAGAAACAAGTGTTTGAGGGGATACTGAACTCGGATAATATGACCCTTGGCTCAAAAATTGTCCGTCAACACCATATATAGCTCCAGGTAAGACTGGACTGTAAGGAGTATACCCAGCTTGATAGCCTGGGAAGTAGTATACAAACGAGCCATTTTCTGCTTGAACAGCCTGAAGCAAAAAAGGTAATCAAATATTGATGTGAACACTAACATCACTCGACGTGAACCTTAGAGAAGCATATGCAATGATTGTAATAACATAAAGAGCAGAAACAGcaattaaaaaaaacaaataagCCAGGCTCACTTCTTTTCAGTAGTACAACAGTTTGGATCATACAGCTATTAAGTTTGACCACAAAGATACAATACCAAGCCACTTTGAGAGTGGAAGTGCTCTGATTTGGCTTTTCCACTCTTCCTATTAGTGATACCCATGTTAGATTCACAATCTGACACCCGATGTGCCCCTTTCAATTCAAAACCCATGCTGTGTAGGATGGTCTGTaaatgaaacttgaaattttgtgtACGATCAATAGATGTTGGTTCAGCAATAAATCACCTTTGTAAATATTAGTTGCATAAGTTTAGaaatactgcaaacttctaaCTTAGCATGCAATTGGTGTAACAGAGGAGAGATGTATTTTTCTTCCATTCACAAGGCTGTTAACCCAAATGTATAAAACAAAAAACAGAAAAGGCCACAGGCTCAGAAACAGAGCAAAATTTAAAATACTGCAACAGAAAAAGGAAGGATTTCTGCAAAATTTTAAATGTGAATAAACAGATAGACATTAAAGCCAATTTTCAGTACCAAGCTTAACAAAAAGAAGAGAGTAATAACTTACAGGATGCTGAACTTGCAAGCTGTCACTTCCTTGAATGTAGTATTGATCATCCCATTCCCCCATCAAACCAGTAGATCCTGTTTGTTAATATAACTATGAGATCAAACTCAAAAGCACACATATTTAATAAATATCAATAACTTAAAAGGCCAAACCTGGATAATAGTAGCCATAGTAATACATGCCCTGTTCACCGACCAAAGGCTCTTGATCCACCCCACTTTCTTTGGTGCTGCTTCCTGCATCCCCTGAGGAGATGCAGGATGTCGAATCATATTGGCTTCCACCTTTTGGACCAGACTAAACAAAAAAACAAGCACAAGCATTAGTGCTGGGTTTGCCAAGATCAAACTCCAACAGTATCACCAAACTCAGCTGGGCAAAAACAGAAGGAAAAGATTAGGGACGCCAAAAAAATATTATCGAACGACTCAAAACTACAACATACCGTATTGATACAGTTGACCTTTGCCGGCAGATCTATCTTCAGTTTCTTCAGTGCATCCTCAATTGCTGGATCGTGAAAAGTCAAGGTCTTCAATTACAGAatggcaaagaaatcattaatgaTTTTCGATGATAAAAATAAAGACGTCACGGCAACAAATTACGACCATGCAGAATCATATTCACGCAACTTTCCTCCCCCACCATGAAACATGACAAGTCTTTGAGACCACGTAAAAATTCCAACTCTGTCCATTTAGCCTCGCCAGATCTCAGATCTGCAAAATCATTTCACGATCCGATCTTTGATCGTTCCAGATTCTAAAAAATTCACGGTTTATACCAAATTTCCCTGTTGTTGACGCTAGAAATGAACCCATCAAATTTCTTGCATCTAAAGGAGGCGTAATCTCTCTTTTTatcactttctttttttttcggagaagaaaaagaagcttaATTTATACCAATTAATCAGAAATAGCTCAGGTTCCAAAAGCTCAAATCAACTATCCGACTCCGATCTAACAAAAAGAAGATAGATCATATGGTAGCTCTATCAATCGGGAGATCCaagcagaaaacaaaaaaaatcatttgaGGGGAAAATTTTGAGGAAACGAGCGTCGACAACGGAGAACCGTAAATTTCTTGAATCGAAAAGTCAAGAATCTCCGAAAAAAGTCCGACGAAAAGCTCCAAGATAAAGAAAATCAATGAAGAGAAAATAGATCTGACCAGATAACAAGAAGACCCACGAGATTGCAAAACAAACCGAAGATTAAACaggaaaataaacaaaaatatgaCACAGGATACGTTTCTCCGGCTTCGCCTTGGCGTCCATCAGATCGCACCACAAGTCTCCGCAGAAGAACCCTGAGTTACTCGTCGCCTCCAGCTCGAAAGGCGTCCGAATCGACCTACTCCCACGAGACCCAAACCCCGACCAAGGGAGCCGTTCGTCGCCGGAACCGGAGCAGGAGCCGTTTCCGACGAGCGGTGGTGGGGGCGGAGACGGAGGCGTGGGATTCGGAGGGATTGGAGCCCGGGAGAAAAAGGACGGCGAGGAGGCGCCCACGACAGTCCTCGAGGCGCGATCTAGCGGTCCACGAGGTTTTGCGCTCGGCAGCAGCAAATGGGCTCTCGTCCGTCCGATGATCTCGAGTGGGTGGGCGGACGCAGCTAAAATCTAGCGGGCGCCGATCTGGTGCCTCGTGGGATTCAAGCCGTTACGAATTCCAACCAATCAGAACGGCAACAGCAGCCCAACTAGGCGCGGTTGACTTTGTCATTTTTGGGGGTCCCGGTTAAGCTATATACAGGTGCCGTAACCGATGCCAGACTCACGCATGGTTCCGTGTACATGCATGTGTGTGATGCTGGATGTGACATGTAATGCCATCTTGGAGGTATGGCCACCTCCCGGTGGACTAACCGAAGGACTAGTGTGCCGAGTAAAACCGGCATCACGAAAAATATTTGAATCTCTCTCGAAAGATTGAGATGATATCGATTCCATGGAAGTAAATTTCCATGTCAAGTTTAGAATGGGAAGGTAATAAATCATGAGATATGCAATCGACATTTCAGATATCACGAACAATTTTGTAAAGAGATGTGCCGGTGTTACGCATGCCGTTACGTTGATGATACATACAATCCATATCCACGAACATGTTCGGGATCGGCATATCATTATTGCCTAAAATAAATATTCAGGGGATGGACCGGACAAGTTGCTCAATGCGGCATAAAATATAAGATGATGGAGGCGAAGACTTCACGGCATGCTGCCGTGTCAAATGATGACTTTGTTTAATAACACAGAGATGCTGCGCGTCCCTTTCTTTTAGACCTTCCATTAGAGGATATAAATCATCTTCGAGTTACATCACATTAGTATAAGTATTCTAAGTAGGTAATTGAGTCCATCAAATACCTTCTAAATCACAAAATTCGTAGATAAAGTCAAGTATTCTTTTGTCCATCGTTGCAAGATGCTCCATGGCATAAAATGAGTGTATGACCACGGCGCCGTTTCAGGACATTGCATTCGGTCTCTTTTAGtagaagactctctctctctctctctctctacactttGCTTAGCGATGAAGCTTTGGGTGAGTCATCCATCCCAAGTCTCGGGAAATTTCCGCGAAGGACtaggagagagacagagagagagagaggggaagcgCACCAGATCGTAATGGGTGACGTGGATGCACGTCAGGCGTTGGAACGGTGTGGCGCGAGAAGCCCTCTCTCCGACCACGTTTCGTGCTGTGAATGGTCACGGCGGCCTTGCCACTAGACCTTGCGGGTGGTAAGGTGCAACGCGTCTCTCCCGGGTTATTAAATTGCACCGGCACGTTGGTGATGGTCTACGGTGCCTGAATGCTACCATATCAACCGTCTCAGTAACTTGAGATTATTGTGCTAcgtgcttctttttctttccacAGGATATGTATGAGTCACTTGGCATTATAAACAACGCTTCTTTATCTTTAGGCAGGATCAGATGCTGGAGCGGATTGCAATCATACAGTGATccataggtttttttttttctcttttaataagAATATAGGGAGAAAGTCGAGTGATGGTGGATGCGAATGTGACGTAGAATACTAAGTATGATCGGACGGTCAAGATCGTGAGTTTTGCACCACTCTAAATCTGGACCGTAGGACATCGAACGGCTGTGATTGATGGATCCATAAGTTGGAGACGGCTCAACTTGGGGCCACCGGATTAGGGTTTTGGGTTATAAGGCGTCGACGGCGATAAGGCGACTGGGTCGTCTTCTCTTTGGAGTTTCGGTGGTAGATCGGATTCAGCCTCTTCCTCTACCATGGTATGTATGCTTTTCTTATCTGGTTTCGATCTCAAGGGATGCGTTTTTTTGTTTCATCTCTGCTTTCCATGTTGTGTTCTCGTAATCCGTCTCCTCGGGGAACTATATGGGTCTCCAGTGGTGGCCTGTAGAACATACTAAAATCGATGGAAGATATTACTCAGAAGCAACTCTTTGATGGAAGAATGATCTTATGCTTCTTTGCTGAAAATTGCGTTTTCTTTTTAGAACATTTTGATCTTTTTTGGATATGGAATGACCAATTAATCAAGTCTAACAAAGGAACATACCATTTCGATATCATACGGGAGTGATCTAGTTGATGAACAGTGTCTATGCATCAGACGTGTTTCTTGATGTCATTTCACTAATTCATTGTGTTGGTGCCCTCAAATCAGCAGCATTGTCTCTTTAAGCTGTCGAACTACTAGTGATCTTTAAAAGGTTATTTTGAGTCTTCACGCTCAGTTTTTAGCACTAATAGTAGCTAATCTTTGTTTTGATGGAGTACAGACGAAGCGCACGAAGAAGGCTGGAATTGTTGGCAAATATGGTACTTGATAGTTCGATCTAAGCTAACATTCTGGCTTTGACCTCCAATGGCTTCTAATATGGTTTTTGATGCTTTAGGCACTAGATATGGTGCAAGTTTGCGAAAGCAAATCAAGAAGATGGAGGTTTCTCAGCATGCAAAGTACTTGTGTGAATTCTGTGGGAAGGTATGGCTTCTTTTGATTTGCATGTTGTTGCATATTTTGCAAGGTATCCTTGAAGCATTCTTATTCTCAAGTGTTGGTGGTGCCATAAAAAAGTTTTAGCTTAATTTAATGATCATCTTCTCTTCCAGTATTTGCAGTGAGCTTGACTAGTTGAAATGGCACAATAACTAGAGCAAATGCCATTTACATATTTAAATGAATAGTTTCATACAGGGTTTTTAATTTTGtattgtaccgctcggtatgggtggtacatacctgTAGCACACGAACTGCACGCTATCGAGCAGTATCAAGCTTGATACAGGGTTGTATCAGACGGTAACGATTGAAATTTCAATCGTTACTAACATGTACCTGGCAGTACCGATTGTTACGAATTGATAACGGTCTTCAAATGGTCAATTGACCGTTGGAGGCATCCTaaaggtttttaaacccttttctctttttttttttaaatccatttcaCTCTCATACTTTTTTAAACTCTCTTGTAAGGGTATAGTGAACCGTTCAATATATGGTAAGAGATTAAAAATCTTGATTTCATATACGGGTGACGAGGTCAATTATAGTTTTAGCTGCCCTCCTTTTAATTGCACTacataaacatattgcactacccaaaaaatatttatcacaaTGTAGTTGCTTTTCAAATtgctaccctctctctctctctctcacattctTTCTGTGTTTGTCATCTTTTCATAATTGAAACCTGTatattattatttgtttttttctGTCACCTTCCTATCAGTTTGAGTTCTTGATGATACAAGTTGGTTTTGATGCTTCTTCAGTATGCCGTGAAAAGAAAAGCAGTTGGGATTTGGGGCTGCAAGGATTGCGGTAAAGTCAAGGCAGGCGGTGCCTATACATTGAAGTGAGTGAGCTACTTGTAGTTTCTTACCTGTTTAGATATACAATTATTCTCTTCTTACTTACACTTCGATACTCTGCAGCACTGCTAGTGCTGTTACCGTGAGGAGCACTATTCGTCGATTGAGAGAACAGACTGAAGCGTGAAAATGCTGTCCGAGTATTATGTCGGTTTAGTGATGTCGAGCAACCGTTGACATCTTTTCCTTGACTTTCTTAATTAGTGATTTGACTTTTTTGTTTTTCATGGTAAGAGCAATTCAAGATTGTCTGACCGGTTATAATGGTTCatggatttaatgatttaatactATTGTTTGGGTTTTAATCTTTTAATATTGTAAAATCAAACTTTTTTTGACATGGGAAGATATTGTCAAGGctgtcttttatttatttatttattttaaaatgcaTTGATTAgttttatatataatatagatGTTGCAAATTAGATTGGAAGCCATTAGACGTGGGCTAGAACATATTTCTAATTCAACTTGTTATCACCCGCGATTCTTGAGGTCGATTTCCCGCACGTTGATCTTTTGAATCGTAACCGTCGGTTCTTGAGGTCGAACTCCCAGAGGTGCTCCTGCTGCAGGATGTTACCGATGACGGAGACGCCCGGCCACGGCGTTGCCACGATCCCCAGGCACTTCACCCCGTCCGCCGTGTTGATCACGTAGCTCTTTGCCGGCGGCTTCAGCGACGCCGATTCGGCCAGGTGAACCACCATCCGCGGCAGATTCTTGGCCGCGTTCGTCGGCGCGGTCGTCCAGTTGTAGCAGTACTCGAACGGGTCCATTTTCACCCTGGGGATCCCGGCCAGCCGCCGGTTCAGCGCCGACGCCACCGCCAGGTACGCCGGCTGCGCCAGCACGGTCAAGCTCGTCCCGGAGTCGAGGATGGTGCCGCCGCCCGCGCTGAGGTCCCACACGTCCTTGGGGATGGCCAGCATCTCCCCGTCCACGGAGATGCCATCGACGCCGACCGCGTAGAAAGGCTCCAGATCGAGGACGAGAGAGGTCTCGGAGGGAAGCGGCGGGGAGAGGACGGCCGGCCTGTGGCCGAAGACGAGGAAGTCGGAGGCGTTGCGGGGGCTGAGGTGGTCCACCAGGCAGTAGGAGAAGCTGCCGCCGAAGCGCGCGGTGGCTATCGTCGCGAATGAGATGTTGCTGTTGCCGAGGCCGAGGACGCCGTCCGACGCCTGGAAGCTGGATCCGGTGGAGTCGGACGAGC
Coding sequences:
- the LOC103997075 gene encoding large ribosomal subunit protein eL43z encodes the protein MTKRTKKAGIVGKYGTRYGASLRKQIKKMEVSQHAKYLCEFCGKYAVKRKAVGIWGCKDCGKVKAGGAYTLNTASAVTVRSTIRRLREQTEA
- the LOC135592582 gene encoding aspartic proteinase NANA, chloroplast-like, coding for MSPRVFLLLLVCSHAFLALALGKRSTSIRLKLFRRPASAGSTQLERMQELFRDDQLRQAIIHDRLGRRLHGRRASEVSPPAQSFMMPLNSGVYTGNAQFFVQFFLGKPAQHFVLVADTGSDLTWVKCRLRLPGCRLCNGDGNGTRVFHPEVSSSFQPIPCSSEMCKTSLPFSLIECPSPTTPCSFDYRYGDGSKAQGVFANESATVVLSNGKHTKLRDLVVGCSSDSTGSSFQASDGVLGLGNSNISFATIATARFGGSFSYCLVDHLSPRNASDFLVFGHRPAVLSPPLPSETSLVLDLEPFYAVGVDGISVDGEMLAIPKDVWDLSAGGGTILDSGTSLTVLAQPAYLAVASALNRRLAGIPRVKMDPFEYCYNWTTAPTNAAKNLPRMVVHLAESASLKPPAKSYVINTADGVKCLGIVATPWPGVSVIGNILQQEHLWEFDLKNRRLRFKRSTCGKSTSRIAGDNKLN